The Pseudomonas sp. DG56-2 genome contains a region encoding:
- a CDS encoding Smr/MutS family protein: MQDDDFSLFKSEMRGVKPIKHDRAEVGKPKADRKQLAGLRQAATVRSNQGVVDGLSDQFVIDVGPEDDLHWSRDGVQESQMRKLKAGQIGFEGSLDLHGMNVEKARETLWAFLAEATRFEVRCVRVTHGKAVRLDGKKPMIKSHVNTWLRQHPQVLGFTSCQARHGGTGAVYVMLKRTMLEGRDE; encoded by the coding sequence ATGCAAGACGACGATTTTTCCCTGTTCAAAAGCGAGATGCGCGGCGTCAAGCCGATCAAGCATGATCGCGCCGAAGTCGGTAAACCCAAGGCTGATCGCAAGCAGTTGGCGGGCCTGCGCCAGGCTGCCACCGTGCGCAGCAACCAGGGTGTAGTCGACGGCCTGTCGGATCAGTTTGTCATCGACGTCGGCCCCGAAGACGACCTGCACTGGAGCCGTGATGGCGTTCAGGAAAGCCAGATGCGCAAGCTCAAGGCCGGTCAGATAGGCTTCGAAGGCAGCCTCGACCTGCATGGCATGAACGTGGAAAAAGCCCGTGAAACCCTCTGGGCGTTTCTCGCCGAGGCGACCCGCTTCGAAGTACGTTGTGTGCGGGTCACCCACGGCAAGGCGGTACGCCTGGATGGCAAGAAGCCGATGATCAAGAGCCACGTCAACACCTGGCTGCGCCAACACCCGCAGGTACTGGGTTTTACCTCGTGCCAGGCCCGCCATGGCGGCACCGGTGCAGTCTATGTAATGCTCAAACGAACCATGCTCGAAGGCCGTGACGAGTAA
- a CDS encoding lysozyme, with protein sequence MRTSQRGLSLIKSFEGLRLLAYRDVVGVWTIGYGATRGVKAGMSITKEQAELMLLNNVQRFEAEVEYLVKVPVTGNQGDAFVSFTYNLGAANLESSTLLRRLNAGDYAGAAEQFPRRTRRVARCCQIASGAGKLSACCFWRRRDQRPNHWCRGSPGAGTRRLLGHLTAWSQARRYSSRPSSMVRLSIT encoded by the coding sequence ATGCGTACATCGCAACGAGGCCTGAGCCTCATCAAGTCCTTCGAAGGCCTGCGGCTGCTCGCGTATCGGGATGTCGTCGGCGTTTGGACCATCGGCTATGGCGCCACTCGAGGAGTGAAGGCCGGCATGTCGATCACCAAAGAGCAGGCCGAGCTGATGCTACTCAACAACGTGCAGCGCTTCGAAGCGGAAGTCGAGTACCTGGTGAAGGTGCCGGTGACTGGTAACCAGGGAGATGCCTTTGTCAGCTTCACCTACAACCTCGGTGCGGCCAATCTCGAGTCGTCGACGCTGCTGCGCAGGCTCAACGCCGGCGACTATGCGGGAGCCGCCGAGCAGTTTCCGCGCCGGACAAGGCGGGTGGCAAGGTGCTGCCAGATCGCGTCCGGCGCCGGGAAGCTGAGCGCGTGCTGTTTCTGGAGGCGGCGTGATCAGCGCCCGAACCATTGGTGCCGCGGCAGCCCTGGCGCTGGTACTCGCCGCCTTCTGGGGCACCTAACAGCATGGTCGCAAGCACGGCGTTACTCGTCACGGCCTTCGAGCATGGTTCGTTTGAGCATTACATAG